From the Accumulibacter sp. genome, one window contains:
- a CDS encoding branched-chain amino acid transaminase, with protein sequence MSMADRDGFIWYDGKLVPWRDATTHVLTHTLHYGMGVFEGVRAYKAARGTAIFRLAEHTERLFNSAYIFQMKMPYDRETLLEAQKEVVRANGLESCYIRPIVFYGSEAMGIAATAISTHVAIAAWPWGAYLGAEGMEKGIRVKTSSFTRHHVNINMCRSKSVGTYTNSILAHQEVAHDGYDEALLLDVDGYVAEGAGENVFIAKKGTLYTPDLTSCLEGITRASVLELAAELDIPVVEKRITRDEVYCADEAFFTGTAAEVTPIRELDNRQIGAGHRGPITTKIQSLFFDCVNGRVPAHENWLVYVQTPSAR encoded by the coding sequence ATGTCCATGGCGGATCGCGACGGCTTCATCTGGTACGATGGCAAGCTGGTTCCATGGCGCGACGCCACGACCCATGTGCTGACCCATACCCTGCATTATGGCATGGGCGTCTTCGAGGGCGTCCGCGCCTACAAGGCGGCCAGGGGCACGGCGATCTTCCGCCTCGCCGAGCATACCGAGCGGCTGTTCAACTCCGCCTACATCTTCCAGATGAAGATGCCCTACGATCGCGAGACCCTGCTCGAAGCGCAGAAGGAAGTCGTGCGCGCGAACGGCCTCGAGTCGTGCTACATCCGGCCGATCGTCTTCTACGGCTCGGAGGCGATGGGCATCGCCGCCACCGCGATCAGCACGCATGTCGCCATCGCCGCCTGGCCGTGGGGTGCCTACCTCGGTGCCGAGGGAATGGAGAAGGGAATCCGCGTCAAGACCTCGTCCTTCACCCGCCACCACGTGAATATCAACATGTGCCGCTCGAAATCGGTCGGCACCTACACCAACTCGATCCTCGCCCACCAGGAAGTCGCGCACGACGGTTACGACGAGGCACTGCTCCTCGATGTCGATGGTTATGTCGCCGAAGGTGCCGGCGAGAACGTATTCATCGCCAAGAAGGGAACGCTGTACACGCCGGATCTGACGTCCTGCCTCGAAGGAATCACGCGCGCCTCGGTCCTCGAGCTTGCCGCCGAACTCGACATCCCGGTGGTCGAGAAGCGCATCACGCGTGACGAGGTCTATTGCGCCGACGAGGCGTTCTTCACCGGCACTGCCGCCGAAGTGACGCCGATCCGCGAACTCGACAACCGCCAGATCGGTGCCGGCCACCGCGGGCCGATCACGACGAAAATCCAGAGCCTGTTCTTCGACTGCGTGAACGGCCGCGTGCCGGCGCACGAGAACTGGCTCGTCTACGTCCAAACGCCTTCTGCAAGGTGA
- a CDS encoding NUDIX hydrolase, whose product MIWKPNVTVAAVLERDGRFLLVEEETEYGIRFNQPAGHLDWGESLLDATVRETLEETAYTMRPDSLLGVYLYPTGAGDLAYLRFAFAGEIVAHDPLRQLDAGILAAHWLTVEEIRARQAQHRSPLVLRCIDDWLSGRRYPLQLLSHFPCAG is encoded by the coding sequence ATGATCTGGAAACCGAACGTCACCGTCGCCGCGGTACTCGAACGCGACGGGCGTTTCCTGCTCGTCGAAGAGGAAACCGAGTACGGCATCCGCTTCAACCAGCCGGCAGGGCACCTCGACTGGGGTGAGTCGCTGCTCGACGCTACCGTCCGCGAGACGCTCGAGGAGACGGCGTACACGATGCGCCCGGATTCGCTGCTTGGCGTCTACCTTTACCCGACCGGCGCCGGCGATCTCGCCTACCTGCGCTTTGCCTTTGCCGGCGAGATCGTCGCCCACGATCCCTTGCGGCAGCTCGACGCCGGCATCCTCGCCGCACACTGGCTGACGGTGGAGGAAATCCGCGCGCGGCAGGCGCAGCACCGCAGTCCGTTGGTGCTGCGCTGCATCGACGACTGGCTGTCCGGCAGGCGTTACCCACTGCAGCTTCTGAGCCATTTTCCGTGCGCTGGCTGA